The Streptomyces sp. NBC_01255 genome window below encodes:
- a CDS encoding N-acetylneuraminate synthase family protein produces MRALTVNDRTISDDTDAYVIAEIGHNHEGDLGKAEELVRQAAAAGASAVKLQKRDNRLLYTKAMYDSPYPGRNSFGPTYGAHREFLEFGTHEYTHLQQLSAELGVDFFATAFDFASVDFLAELGVPAIKIASGDIRNTPLLAYAAKVGKPLVVSTGGADMESVRRACGTILPINPDLALLQCTAMYPAEPEELNLAVLATYRSEFPDTVVGFSGHDLGPLAAWTAYALGARVVEKHVTLDRTRPGSDHKFSLEQADIAELVDGLRRVRRSLGSADKKVLDGERPAMGKMGKKLVAHKDLPAGHRLTLEDVAIKSPGDGLTPDRLADVVGRRLGRPLATDADITLDDLVDGDAGRD; encoded by the coding sequence ATGAGAGCGCTGACGGTAAACGATCGGACCATCTCCGACGACACCGACGCCTATGTGATCGCGGAGATCGGCCACAACCACGAGGGCGACCTGGGCAAGGCCGAGGAGCTGGTACGCCAGGCAGCCGCGGCCGGAGCCAGCGCGGTCAAGCTGCAGAAGCGGGACAACCGCCTGCTCTACACCAAGGCGATGTACGACTCCCCCTACCCCGGACGCAACAGCTTCGGCCCGACGTACGGAGCGCACCGCGAGTTCCTGGAGTTCGGCACCCACGAGTACACCCATCTCCAGCAGCTGTCGGCCGAACTCGGCGTGGACTTCTTCGCGACCGCCTTCGACTTTGCCAGCGTGGACTTCCTGGCCGAGCTCGGCGTGCCGGCGATCAAGATCGCGTCCGGGGACATCAGGAACACCCCGCTGCTCGCCTACGCGGCGAAGGTCGGCAAGCCGCTGGTCGTGAGCACCGGCGGCGCCGACATGGAGTCCGTGCGGCGCGCCTGCGGCACCATCCTGCCGATCAACCCGGACCTCGCCCTGCTGCAGTGCACGGCGATGTACCCGGCCGAGCCGGAGGAGTTGAACCTGGCGGTCCTTGCCACGTACCGGTCCGAGTTCCCGGACACGGTGGTCGGCTTCTCCGGGCACGACCTCGGCCCGCTGGCCGCCTGGACCGCGTACGCGCTCGGCGCCCGGGTGGTGGAGAAGCACGTCACCCTCGACCGCACCCGGCCCGGCAGCGACCACAAGTTCTCGCTGGAGCAGGCGGACATCGCCGAACTGGTCGACGGACTGCGCCGGGTGCGGCGCTCGCTGGGCAGCGCGGACAAGAAGGTCCTGGACGGCGAACGGCCCGCGATGGGCAAGATGGGCAAGAAGCTGGTCGCCCACAAGGACCTGCCGGCCGGGCACCGCCTCACCCTGGAGGACGTGGCGATCAAGTCGCCGGGCGACGGGCTGACGCCCGACCGGCTCGCCGACGTGGTGGGCCGTCGCCTCGGCCGGCCGCTCGCGACCGACGCCGACATCACCCTGGACGACCTGGTGGACGGCGATGCCGGCCGCGATTGA
- a CDS encoding 1-deoxy-D-xylulose-5-phosphate synthase N-terminal domain-containing protein gives MDRSLAWIPRTEFERVLGHVDDPHERALAFAAMSRINTLYMIARAGSGHIGSSFSAADVVSWLLLEELHRPFEADGDVYFSSKGHDAPGLYAAMIALGHLDEDLLHRLRRIDGLPGHPDVGTPGMPFNTGSLGMGISKAKGLILAHRLAGRVSRVVVMTGDGELQEGQNWEALPSAARYGMGELTVVVDHNRMQSDTFVTDVSDLGDLPGKFTAAGWGVLRCDGHDPRQLQQAFTRRAADHPEQPVVIIADTVKGGGCPTFAATSMAPGEWRYRHHSGAPSPEDYRSAYKELLDTADEILERRDLPALRPVERTLDLPVKPTGVRLPELYGRLLTEAAHDDPRIVALDGDLVLDTGLIPFREAHPDRFVECGIAEQDMVSMASGLAAGGLRPFVHSFSCFLHARPNEHIYNNATERRPVVYVGSLAGLLPAGPGHSHQAVRDVSALSAVPGLTILEPSHPAQLAAALRYCRSTPDSVYLRLSSQPVPAELADLPPAPLVVGQGQVLRTGGRAVAFGAGPVVLAQLLGAADLLAAQGVELTVVDLPWHNRVDPLWLGELLTGVRHVFVVEHQYGSGGQADLLARHLLETGAGDGTAFRGICLTDVPRCGTDAEVLAAHGMDAAHLAQLIGGDVQDATRTTQPTGETPWKLSATN, from the coding sequence ATGGACAGGTCCTTGGCCTGGATACCGCGTACCGAGTTCGAGCGGGTCCTGGGCCACGTCGACGATCCGCATGAAAGGGCCCTCGCCTTCGCGGCGATGTCCCGGATCAACACTCTCTACATGATCGCGCGTGCCGGGTCGGGCCACATCGGTTCCAGCTTCAGCGCCGCCGACGTGGTCAGCTGGCTGTTGCTGGAGGAACTCCACCGGCCGTTCGAAGCCGACGGCGACGTGTACTTCTCGTCGAAGGGGCACGACGCGCCCGGACTGTACGCCGCGATGATCGCGCTCGGACATCTGGACGAGGACCTCCTGCACCGGCTGCGGCGGATCGACGGCCTGCCCGGGCACCCTGACGTCGGCACCCCCGGAATGCCCTTCAACACCGGTTCCCTGGGCATGGGCATCTCCAAGGCGAAGGGCCTGATCCTCGCCCATCGCCTGGCCGGCCGGGTCTCCCGAGTGGTGGTGATGACCGGCGACGGCGAGCTCCAGGAGGGCCAGAACTGGGAGGCGCTGCCCAGCGCCGCGCGGTACGGGATGGGCGAGCTGACCGTGGTCGTCGACCACAACCGCATGCAGTCCGACACGTTCGTCACCGACGTCAGCGACCTCGGTGACCTGCCGGGCAAGTTCACCGCCGCGGGCTGGGGCGTGCTGCGCTGCGACGGGCACGACCCCAGGCAGCTGCAGCAGGCGTTCACCCGCCGCGCCGCGGACCACCCGGAGCAGCCCGTCGTGATCATCGCGGACACGGTGAAGGGCGGCGGATGCCCGACGTTCGCCGCGACCTCGATGGCACCCGGCGAATGGCGCTACCGCCACCACAGCGGCGCGCCGAGCCCGGAGGACTACCGCTCCGCGTACAAGGAGCTGCTCGACACCGCCGACGAGATACTCGAAAGGCGCGACCTGCCGGCCCTCCGGCCGGTCGAACGCACGCTGGACCTGCCGGTGAAACCGACCGGGGTACGGCTGCCCGAACTGTACGGCCGCCTGCTCACCGAGGCGGCGCACGACGATCCGCGGATCGTGGCGCTGGACGGCGACCTGGTACTCGACACCGGCCTGATCCCGTTCCGCGAGGCCCATCCGGACCGGTTCGTCGAATGCGGCATCGCCGAGCAGGACATGGTCTCGATGGCGAGCGGACTGGCAGCGGGCGGTCTGCGGCCGTTCGTGCACTCGTTCTCCTGCTTCCTGCACGCACGGCCCAACGAGCACATCTACAACAACGCCACCGAGCGGCGGCCGGTGGTCTACGTCGGCTCGCTCGCCGGGCTGTTGCCCGCCGGGCCCGGACACTCGCACCAGGCGGTCCGCGACGTGTCGGCGCTCAGCGCCGTCCCCGGCCTGACGATCCTGGAACCGTCCCACCCCGCCCAACTGGCCGCCGCCCTGCGCTACTGCCGATCCACCCCGGACAGCGTCTACCTGCGGCTCTCCAGCCAACCGGTCCCCGCCGAACTGGCGGATCTGCCGCCCGCGCCCCTCGTCGTCGGCCAGGGACAGGTCCTGCGGACCGGCGGCCGAGCGGTCGCGTTCGGCGCCGGCCCGGTGGTCCTCGCGCAACTGCTCGGCGCCGCCGACCTGCTCGCCGCCCAGGGCGTCGAGCTGACCGTGGTGGACCTGCCCTGGCACAACCGGGTCGACCCGCTGTGGCTGGGCGAACTGCTGACCGGCGTCCGGCACGTGTTCGTGGTCGAGCACCAGTACGGCAGCGGCGGCCAGGCCGACCTGCTCGCCCGGCACCTCCTGGAGACGGGCGCGGGGGACGGGACCGCCTTCCGCGGCATCTGCCTCACCGACGTACCGCGCTGCGGCACCGACGCGGAAGTGCTCGCCGCACACGGCATGGACGCGGCGCACCTGGCGCAGCTGATCGGCGGGGACGTCCAGGACGCCACCCGCACCACTCAACCGACGGGAGAGACACCGTGGAAACTGTCCGCAACGAACTGA
- a CDS encoding aminotransferase-like domain-containing protein encodes MTESSPTSTARPGTVLDLGDLHGSLSDPALLSMNLLNEVSDRYPDAVSFAPGRPDPGGFSIEDVHRFLRTWTEHVTDGTARGAETARNRLYQYGRTKGVIQDLVARNLATDENIHVDPESILVTVGCQEAMVLALRALRAGDRDVLLATEPAYVGITGAARLVDMPVVPVDSGTSGIDLDDLAAKVRGAREAGLRPRACYLVPDFANPTGLSLDVPTRRRLLDLAAELDILIIEDNPYGFFGDGAPPKPTLKSLDTGHRVVYLGSYAKTALPGARIGFVVADQPVVRDGELLGTLADELSKIKSMITVNTPPIAQAVIGGKLLESGFALREANRDATARYGQRLRHLLDGLATRFPAPSPVTWNRPDGGFFLVVTVPFVADDDLLAHSAERHKVIWTPMHHFYAAGGGQRQLRLSCSSLTPEEIDLGLDRFASLVTDLLERT; translated from the coding sequence ATGACCGAGTCCTCTCCCACCTCGACGGCACGGCCCGGGACGGTGCTGGACCTGGGCGACCTGCACGGGTCGCTGTCCGATCCGGCGCTGCTGTCGATGAACCTGCTGAACGAGGTGTCCGACCGGTACCCGGACGCGGTCTCCTTCGCGCCCGGACGGCCGGACCCGGGCGGGTTCTCGATCGAGGACGTCCACCGGTTCCTGCGTACCTGGACCGAACACGTCACCGACGGCACGGCCCGAGGCGCGGAAACGGCCCGCAACCGGCTCTACCAGTACGGCAGAACCAAAGGCGTGATCCAGGACCTGGTGGCCCGGAACCTCGCGACCGACGAGAACATCCACGTCGACCCCGAGTCCATCCTGGTGACCGTCGGCTGCCAGGAGGCCATGGTCCTGGCGCTGCGCGCGCTGCGCGCCGGCGACCGCGACGTCCTCCTGGCCACCGAACCGGCCTATGTGGGCATCACCGGCGCGGCCCGCCTGGTCGACATGCCGGTCGTACCGGTCGACAGCGGCACCAGCGGCATCGACCTGGACGACCTGGCGGCCAAGGTACGGGGCGCACGCGAGGCCGGACTGCGGCCCCGCGCCTGCTACCTGGTGCCCGACTTCGCCAATCCGACCGGGCTCAGTCTCGACGTGCCGACCCGGCGCCGGCTCCTCGACCTGGCCGCCGAGCTGGACATCCTGATCATCGAGGACAACCCGTACGGCTTCTTCGGCGACGGTGCGCCCCCGAAACCGACGCTCAAGTCGCTGGACACCGGCCATCGGGTCGTCTACCTCGGCTCGTACGCCAAGACCGCCCTGCCCGGCGCCCGGATCGGGTTCGTGGTGGCGGATCAGCCGGTCGTCCGGGACGGAGAGCTCCTCGGCACACTCGCCGACGAGCTCTCGAAGATCAAGAGCATGATCACGGTCAACACCCCGCCGATCGCGCAGGCGGTCATCGGCGGCAAGCTGCTGGAGAGCGGCTTCGCGCTGCGCGAGGCGAACCGGGACGCCACCGCACGGTACGGGCAACGGCTGCGGCACCTGCTCGACGGCCTCGCCACGCGCTTCCCGGCACCGTCGCCGGTCACCTGGAACCGGCCGGACGGCGGATTCTTCCTTGTCGTCACGGTGCCCTTCGTCGCCGACGACGACCTGCTCGCCCACTCGGCCGAGCGGCACAAGGTCATCTGGACACCGATGCACCACTTCTACGCGGCGGGGGGCGGACAGCGGCAGCTGCGCCTGTCCTGCAGCTCGCTCACGCCGGAGGAGATCGACCTCGGTCTGGACCGGTTCGCTTCGCTGGTAACCGATCTTCTGGAAAGGACCTGA
- a CDS encoding RraA family protein, which produces METVRNELNRPPEKIVEGFRAVLAEYSPSCLVTDARRRVGAIGGLLPVKHHHKIAGPALTVNLSIDDLVDCMPVLARAQPGDVVVVACHGTTRTAMWGGLMSTLSRQIGLAAGIVDGAIRDVDEIRDLDFPVWYRSTVPRPSPTAVHDRTEPVQVNVPVVIDGQVINPGDIVVADENGIAVVPHGEAETVLAHTRMNIDRERVIREKISSGLSVAELIAEFGHL; this is translated from the coding sequence GTGGAAACTGTCCGCAACGAACTGAACCGCCCGCCCGAGAAGATCGTCGAGGGCTTCCGCGCGGTACTCGCCGAGTACAGCCCCAGCTGCCTCGTCACCGACGCGCGTCGGCGGGTCGGCGCGATCGGAGGGCTGCTGCCGGTGAAACACCACCACAAGATCGCCGGACCGGCGCTCACCGTCAATCTGTCGATCGACGACCTGGTCGACTGCATGCCGGTGCTGGCCCGGGCGCAGCCGGGCGACGTGGTCGTGGTGGCCTGCCACGGCACCACCCGCACCGCGATGTGGGGCGGCCTGATGTCCACCCTGTCGCGGCAGATCGGACTGGCCGCCGGCATCGTCGACGGCGCCATCCGCGACGTCGACGAGATCCGCGACCTGGACTTCCCGGTCTGGTACCGCAGCACCGTCCCGAGGCCCTCCCCGACCGCCGTGCACGACCGCACCGAGCCGGTCCAGGTCAACGTGCCGGTGGTGATCGACGGTCAGGTCATCAACCCCGGGGACATCGTCGTCGCCGACGAGAACGGCATCGCGGTCGTGCCGCACGGCGAGGCCGAGACCGTCCTCGCCCACACGAGGATGAACATCGACAGGGAGCGGGTGATCCGCGAGAAGATCAGCTCCGGCCTCTCGGTCGCCGAACTGATCGCCGAGTTCGGACACCTGTGA
- the lat gene encoding L-lysine 6-transaminase, with the protein MEITADNALEELSRHVLMDGLDLVLDLDRSRGSTLVDARGGEEYLDLLTFYGSLPLGMNHPDMAGDPAFLAELTRAALHKVTNSDIYTAQYARFTATFSRVLGDPGLPHLFFIDGGALAVENALKVAFDWRAQRPRRDPTVPLEVLHMEGAFHGRSGYTLSLTNTSPTVTARYPAWTWPRVPVPEPGAEREAVEVARRHLAERGDRIACFVAEPIQGAGGDRHLGREFLLRMQDLCHAYDVLFVLDEVQTGCGMSGAPWTYQRLGLAPDVVAFGKKTQVCGLMAGGRVDQVPEGALAVPDRLGSTWGGNTADMVRATRILEIIERDGLMDAAETKGGHLGRLLADLAAAHPTLVSNVRGLGLMWAFDLPDPALRKEVLDRLRRNHRVLLLPGGARAVRFRPALTVGLDDLDKGVAAVDAVLTSLSA; encoded by the coding sequence ATGGAGATCACGGCGGACAACGCCCTGGAGGAACTGTCCCGGCACGTCCTGATGGACGGCCTGGACCTCGTACTCGACCTGGACCGCAGCCGCGGCAGCACGCTGGTCGACGCGCGCGGCGGCGAGGAGTACCTGGACCTGCTCACGTTCTACGGCTCACTGCCCCTGGGCATGAACCACCCCGACATGGCCGGTGACCCAGCGTTCCTCGCCGAACTCACCCGGGCCGCACTGCACAAGGTGACCAACTCCGACATCTACACCGCGCAGTACGCGCGGTTCACGGCGACGTTCAGCCGGGTGCTCGGCGACCCGGGGCTGCCGCACCTGTTCTTCATCGACGGCGGCGCCCTGGCGGTGGAGAACGCGCTGAAGGTGGCCTTCGACTGGCGGGCGCAGCGACCGCGACGCGACCCGACGGTGCCCCTCGAAGTCCTGCACATGGAGGGCGCCTTCCACGGGCGCAGCGGCTACACGCTGAGTCTGACGAACACCTCGCCGACGGTGACCGCGCGGTACCCGGCGTGGACGTGGCCGCGCGTACCGGTGCCCGAGCCCGGCGCCGAACGTGAGGCGGTCGAGGTCGCGCGACGGCACCTGGCCGAGCGCGGCGACCGGATCGCCTGCTTCGTCGCCGAGCCGATCCAGGGAGCCGGCGGCGACCGGCACCTCGGCAGGGAGTTCCTGCTGCGCATGCAGGACCTGTGCCACGCGTACGACGTGCTGTTCGTGCTCGACGAGGTGCAGACCGGTTGCGGCATGTCCGGCGCGCCGTGGACGTACCAACGGCTCGGACTCGCACCGGACGTGGTGGCCTTCGGCAAGAAGACCCAGGTGTGCGGCCTGATGGCGGGCGGCCGGGTGGACCAGGTGCCCGAGGGCGCCCTGGCCGTCCCGGACCGGCTCGGGTCCACCTGGGGCGGCAACACCGCGGACATGGTGCGGGCCACCCGGATCCTGGAGATCATCGAACGCGACGGCCTGATGGACGCGGCCGAGACCAAGGGCGGACATCTGGGCCGCCTGCTCGCCGACCTGGCCGCCGCCCACCCGACGCTGGTGAGTAACGTACGCGGCCTGGGCCTGATGTGGGCGTTCGACCTGCCGGATCCGGCGCTGCGCAAGGAGGTCCTGGACCGCCTGCGCCGCAACCACCGGGTGCTCCTGCTGCCCGGCGGGGCGCGCGCCGTACGCTTCCGCCCCGCCCTGACCGTCGGGCTCGACGACCTGGACAAGGGCGTTGCCGCGGTGGACGCGGTCCTCACCTCGCTGAGCGCATGA
- a CDS encoding HAD family hydrolase — MPRPPFLMLDFDGVVCDTERAALLAWQDLYDRLGVPLSAEVRAGMLGNSAGARVALADLADRLGRPVEDGEWAWQRQRRTTRCAAAPARPGVDRLLRTAEGAAIVSSSPAAWVEEHLRRLGLRHHFAFLVTGDDTDRHKPEPDLYLLALERAGVGADSALAVEDSPRGVRAAQAAGLRCVAVPWEPAGAPGLAGADAVLPSLNELDLLSYRPDEV, encoded by the coding sequence ATGCCCAGGCCGCCGTTCCTGATGCTCGACTTCGACGGCGTGGTGTGCGACACCGAAAGGGCCGCGCTGCTCGCCTGGCAGGACCTGTACGACCGGCTCGGCGTGCCCCTGAGCGCCGAGGTGCGCGCCGGGATGCTCGGCAACTCGGCCGGAGCCCGGGTCGCCCTGGCCGACCTGGCCGACCGGCTGGGCCGGCCGGTCGAGGACGGCGAGTGGGCCTGGCAGCGGCAGCGGCGTACCACCCGGTGCGCCGCCGCCCCGGCCCGGCCCGGCGTGGACCGGCTGCTGCGCACCGCCGAGGGCGCGGCGATCGTTTCCAGCAGCCCGGCCGCCTGGGTGGAGGAGCACCTGCGGCGGCTCGGGCTGCGGCACCACTTCGCCTTCCTCGTCACCGGCGACGACACCGACCGGCACAAACCGGAACCGGACCTGTACCTGCTCGCACTGGAACGCGCCGGGGTGGGTGCCGATTCCGCGCTGGCCGTCGAGGACTCCCCGCGAGGCGTCCGCGCCGCCCAGGCCGCCGGTCTACGCTGCGTGGCGGTGCCCTGGGAGCCGGCCGGGGCGCCCGGCCTGGCCGGTGCCGACGCGGTGCTGCCGAGCCTGAACGAGCTGGATCTGCTGAGCTATCGGCCGGACGAGGTGTGA
- the rfbD gene encoding dTDP-4-dehydrorhamnose reductase, producing MRVYLTGADGMLGTALRQELAARPETADWPVLGVSLSDFDIGDESAVRDSIADFKPDVVVHTAANAVVDSCERDPALALRVNVGGTRHVAEACRRHGSRLIYISSDYVFDGRAPGPAGYNEDDIPAPVSVYGLSKLAGERIVEAVPDHLVVRTSWLYGGTDPRLDQVLAAVHEFLDGGRPRLIDDQFSSPTYIPDLASALVRLLPGALAVRGLLHIANRGRASWYQVGMALAERLGTAHPVPMSMDDAGFVGGRPRDSRLDSTRAAAFVHAMPHWTDSLSRYCARLTAVDRGTVNH from the coding sequence ATGCGCGTCTACCTCACCGGCGCGGACGGGATGCTCGGCACCGCGCTGCGGCAGGAGCTCGCGGCGCGGCCCGAAACCGCCGACTGGCCCGTCCTCGGAGTGTCCCTCTCCGACTTCGACATCGGCGACGAGTCCGCCGTCCGGGACTCGATCGCCGACTTCAAGCCAGACGTGGTGGTGCACACCGCCGCGAACGCGGTCGTGGACTCCTGCGAACGGGACCCGGCGCTCGCCCTGCGGGTCAACGTCGGCGGCACCCGTCACGTCGCGGAGGCCTGCCGACGGCACGGCAGCCGGCTGATCTACATCTCCAGCGACTACGTGTTCGACGGCCGGGCACCCGGCCCTGCCGGGTACAACGAGGACGACATCCCCGCCCCGGTCAGCGTGTACGGCCTGAGCAAACTCGCCGGCGAGCGGATCGTCGAGGCCGTGCCCGACCACCTCGTGGTCCGCACGTCCTGGCTGTACGGCGGTACCGACCCACGCCTCGACCAGGTGCTCGCCGCCGTTCACGAGTTCCTCGACGGCGGCCGACCGCGACTGATCGACGACCAGTTCAGCAGCCCGACCTACATCCCCGACCTGGCGTCCGCGCTGGTACGGCTGCTGCCCGGCGCACTGGCCGTCCGCGGCCTGCTGCACATCGCCAACCGGGGCCGGGCGAGCTGGTACCAGGTGGGCATGGCACTCGCCGAACGGCTCGGCACCGCCCACCCCGTGCCGATGTCCATGGACGACGCCGGCTTCGTCGGCGGCCGGCCGCGCGACTCCCGCCTGGACAGCACCCGCGCGGCCGCCTTCGTCCACGCGATGCCCCACTGGACGGATTCCCTCTCCCGGTACTGCGCCCGGCTCACCGCCGTCGACCGAGGCACGGTGAACCACTGA
- a CDS encoding alpha-hydroxy acid oxidase, protein MTSGSAVLATDPLTLADVEDRARAVLAPEVYDFVAGGSGGESTLNANRSAFDRCHLVPRVLSGVDTADTTTTLLGVPASMPVAVAPMAFHSLVHPDGEPAVSRAAAAAGVPFTAATLAGCPFDELTSADGDLFLQLYWLRDRARTEWLIGEAERLGARALILTVDVPFMGRRLRDLRNGFAVPAHAAPVNLSDGQRGGGQSVGGHAAAVIDPTLSWSDVDWVRRRTRLPLVLKGVLDPADARRAVDLGADGLVVSNHGGRQLDGAVPSLLALPAIRDEVGDACEVLLDSGVRSGTDVLRALALGASGVLLGRPVLWGLASGGERGVTGVLELLRSELEVSMALAGAPNVAAAGWLGVRWASGTHGREES, encoded by the coding sequence GTGACGAGCGGATCGGCCGTCCTGGCGACGGATCCGCTCACCCTCGCCGATGTCGAGGACCGTGCCCGCGCCGTACTGGCGCCCGAGGTGTACGACTTCGTGGCCGGCGGAAGCGGCGGCGAGTCGACCCTGAACGCCAACCGGAGCGCGTTCGACCGGTGTCACCTCGTCCCGCGCGTCCTGTCCGGGGTCGACACCGCCGACACCACGACCACCCTGCTGGGGGTGCCGGCGTCGATGCCCGTCGCCGTGGCCCCGATGGCGTTCCACTCGCTGGTGCACCCGGACGGCGAACCGGCGGTGTCCCGTGCTGCGGCCGCGGCGGGCGTCCCCTTCACGGCGGCGACCCTGGCCGGCTGCCCGTTCGACGAGCTGACCTCCGCCGACGGTGACCTGTTCCTCCAGCTGTACTGGCTGCGCGACCGGGCCCGCACCGAGTGGCTGATCGGGGAGGCCGAGCGGCTCGGCGCCCGCGCCCTGATCCTCACCGTGGACGTTCCGTTCATGGGCCGGCGGCTGCGCGATCTGCGCAACGGGTTCGCCGTGCCGGCGCACGCCGCACCGGTGAACCTGTCCGACGGCCAACGCGGCGGAGGGCAGAGCGTCGGCGGGCACGCGGCCGCGGTGATCGACCCCACCCTGTCCTGGTCCGACGTGGACTGGGTGCGGCGAAGGACACGATTGCCGCTGGTGCTCAAGGGAGTTCTCGACCCGGCGGACGCGCGGCGCGCGGTGGACCTCGGCGCGGACGGCCTCGTGGTGTCCAACCACGGCGGCCGCCAACTGGACGGCGCCGTGCCCAGCCTCCTGGCCCTGCCCGCGATCCGGGACGAGGTCGGCGACGCGTGCGAGGTGCTGCTGGACAGCGGCGTGCGCAGCGGCACCGACGTGCTGCGCGCACTGGCCCTCGGTGCGTCCGGGGTGCTGCTCGGCCGGCCGGTCCTGTGGGGACTGGCCTCCGGCGGGGAGCGGGGAGTCACCGGAGTACTGGAGCTGCTGCGCTCGGAACTCGAGGTGTCGATGGCCCTCGCCGGTGCGCCGAACGTGGCCGCGGCCGGATGGCTGGGCGTGCGGTGGGCCTCGGGCACGCACGGACGGGAGGAGTCATGA
- a CDS encoding SDR family oxidoreductase, with translation MPAAIDLTGSVAVVTGVCGRLGPVWVDALLGAGAEVVGLDVRDTRGPELRAVLDRHDPKRFTTLVADVTDTGSLRRALDDCLERAGEPTVLINNAGVDSPPSADGTGWRFEDIPDEVSGGVLAVNAQGTLRMCQVFGSRMVRHGGGSIVNIGSMYGGLAPDPRMYEHLPVDPPFLKPPAYGMSKAGVASLSRYLAALWGPAGVRVNTLSPGGVLGAQDPVFREKFDARVPLRRMARAEDLTGPLLFLASDLSRYVTGTELAVDGGFSCW, from the coding sequence ATGCCGGCCGCGATTGACCTGACCGGCTCGGTCGCCGTGGTGACCGGCGTGTGCGGACGGCTCGGACCGGTGTGGGTGGACGCCCTGCTGGGCGCCGGAGCCGAGGTGGTGGGCCTGGACGTCCGGGACACCCGCGGGCCGGAGCTGCGGGCCGTGCTCGACCGGCACGACCCGAAGCGGTTCACGACGCTGGTCGCGGACGTCACCGACACCGGCAGCCTGCGCCGCGCGCTCGACGACTGTCTCGAACGGGCCGGCGAGCCGACCGTCCTGATCAACAATGCCGGCGTCGACAGTCCGCCGTCGGCCGACGGCACCGGCTGGCGCTTCGAGGACATCCCGGACGAGGTGTCCGGCGGCGTCCTCGCGGTCAACGCCCAGGGGACGCTGCGGATGTGCCAGGTGTTCGGGTCGAGGATGGTCCGGCACGGCGGCGGATCCATCGTCAACATCGGCTCGATGTACGGCGGCCTCGCGCCCGACCCGCGGATGTACGAGCACCTGCCGGTGGACCCGCCGTTCCTGAAACCGCCCGCGTACGGCATGTCCAAGGCCGGCGTCGCCTCGCTGTCGCGGTACCTCGCGGCGCTGTGGGGTCCGGCCGGGGTGCGGGTCAACACCTTGTCGCCGGGCGGTGTGCTGGGCGCGCAGGACCCCGTGTTCCGGGAGAAGTTCGACGCCCGCGTGCCGCTGCGGCGGATGGCCCGCGCCGAGGATCTGACCGGACCGCTGCTGTTCCTCGCGTCCGACCTGAGCCGCTACGTCACCGGTACCGAACTCGCCGTGGACGGCGGGTTCAGCTGCTGGTGA